Below is a genomic region from Flavobacterium ginsengisoli.
ATGTAACTCGTCAGTATATTCATTTATTATCTAGTAATGTTACTCAATCACCAACAGATACTTGGAAATTATCTGATTCTAATGTAAAACCTCAAACCGCTCAACAGGTTTCGTTAGGATTATTCAAAACATTAAAAGATGAAGAATACGAAGTAAGTTTAGAAGGATATTATAAAAAATCTAAAAACATTCTAGATTACAAAGTTGGTGCGCAATTATTGCTTAACCAAAATGTTGAAACCGAACTTTTACAAGGTGAAGGAAAAGCATACGGAGTTGAGTTATTATTAAAGAAATCGACTGGAAGATTAAACGGATGGATTGGATATACTTATTCTCGTACTTTTATCAAACTAGACAGCCAGTTTAGTTCAGAAATCGTAAATAATGGAGAATATTTCCCTGCTAACTTTGATAAACCTCATGATTTAAGTGCGATTTTAAATTATAGATTTACAAAACGTTACAGTTTATCAACTAACTTCTTATATCAAACAGGAAGACCTATAACGTATCCTATTGGTACTTTCCATTACGGAAACTCAGAATATACTTTGTATAGTGATAGAAATGCTTATAGAATTCCAGATTATATTCGTTTAGATATTGGAGTTAACATTGAAGGAAACCATAAAATTAAAAAGCTAGCACATAGTTTCTGGAATATTTCTATTTACAACGTTCTAGGAAGAAACAATCCGTATTCTATTTATTTCGTAACAGATCCAAATGGAAAAGTAAAAGGCTATAAAACATCTATTTTCTCAATCCCAGTACCAAGTATTACGTATAACTTCAAATTCTAATACGAGTAAATGAAAAATCACAATCTATATAAGATTATTATTTTACTTGTTACTGCTATTGTAATTAATGGCTGTACAGAAGCATATCCATTGGTAACCAATAGATTTGAAGATGTACTGATTGTTGAAGCCAATCTAACTAACGAGCTCAAAAACCAAGAAGTAAAACTTACCAAATCTGCAAGGTTCGAAGATGAAAATTATCTTCCAGAAAGTGGAGCAGAAGTTTTTATTACTGACGATGCAGGCAATAAATACAATTTCAGCGAAAATTCAGATAAATACGTTTCAGATATAGAGTTTCAAGCTGTTCCTAATACCAAATACCAATTACACATTAACACCAAAGACGGAAGATCTTTTGCTTCATCGCCAGAAATCCTTACCACTATAACACCTATCCAAAGTGTAGTAGCAGCGATTGAACAAAAAGATGATATTAATGGTGTTGGTATTCGTGTAAACAGTTTTGACCCTACAGCTACATCGACCTATTATAGATTTGAGTACGAGGAAACCTACAAGGTTGTTGCGCCAAAATGGTCGCCAACAAAACTTGTATGGAATGGCGGGCCAACCTTTGAACCAAATTCTGTAGACACTAAGGTTTGCTATGGTTCTAACAAAAGCATCGGATTTATGCTTTTAAATACAAATAAACTGAAAGAAGATCGTGTAGATTATCGAATTCGCTTTATTAGTGACCAAGATTATATTATTACGACCCGATACAGTATTTTAGTTAAGCAATATGTAGAAAGTCTGGCGACTTACAATTATTACAATACATTAAACAAAACAGCTGTCTCAGGAGGAACTATTACTTCTCCTACTCAGCCCGGTCTTTTGTTAGGTAATTTGAGATCAATTAATGGCGACAGTAAAATATCAGGATATTTTGATGTATGCTCCGTATCGACTGAGCGAATTTATTTTAACTATGCGGATTTATTTCCAGGTAAATTTCCTCCTCCTTATGCTGTAGATTGTACACAATTTTGTTATGAAAAAGAAGCTTATAACCCTGTTCCTTGTACACATTGCTGTCATTATTTAGATGATTTGCCTCGAGGAATAATAACTTATTATTCAGGAGATGGAATCAAATCTCTTGAAACATATTGGGTTGATGCTCCATGCGGAGACTGTACAAAAATTGCCTCTAACATAAAACCACCTTTTTTGGGTAGATTAATAAAGAATTATCTATTTTTTTGAAGATCAAATCAACTTAAAAAGAACATCGAAAAATGAAATTTCAAATCATAAAAAATATAATCCCACTAGCTCTTCTCTCAACCCTTTTTTATGGTTGTTCAGAAGCATATCCGTTAGTGACAAATAGGTTTGAAGAAGTAATTATAGTAGAGGCCAGCCTAACTAACGAGCTAAAAAAACAGGAAATAAAATTGACCAAATCAGCAAAATTTGAAGATGAAGGCTACCTTTCTGAAAGTGGCGCAGAAGTTTTTATTACCGATGATGCTGGCAATCAATATAATTTTAGTGACGATTCAGAAAAATATGTTTCAGATATAGAATTTCAAGCTGTTCCAAATACTAAATATCAATTACACATTAACACCAAAGACGGAAGATCTTTTGAATCATCCCCAGAAATGCTTACGACCATTAACCCTATGCAAAGTGTGGTCGCAGCAATTGAACAAAAAGACGATATAAACGGCGTAGGTATTCGCGTAAACAGCTTTGATCCTACAGCCACATCAACTTATTACAGATATGAATATGAGGAAACATATAAAGTTATTGCCCCAAACTGGCTGCCTATTAAACTTGTATGGAATAATGGGCCTATATTTGAATCAAACTCGCCAGATACTAAGACTTGCTATGGTTCTAAAAAAAGCGTAGGATTTATGCTAGTAAATACAAATACGCTAAAAGAAGACCGCGTAAATTATTTAATTCGCTTTATTAATGACCAAGACTATATTATCACACACAGATACAGCATTCTAGTTAGACAATATGTAGAAAGTCTTGTCGCTTACAACTATTATAACACATTGAATAAAACGGCAGTTTCTGGAGGAACCATTACTTCTCCAACCCAGCCAGGTCTTTTATTGGGTAATTTAAGAGCTATTAATGGTGACAGTAAAATATCAGGATATTTTGATGTGTGCTCTGTTTCTACGGAACGAATTTATTTCAATTATAAGGATTTATTTCCAGATAAATTCCCACCTCCGTATGTTATTGATTGCACACAATATTGTATTGCAGAATCTCCTTTTAATCCTCCTCCTTGCACACACTCGGCCCCCCATTATTTAGACGATTTGATTCTCGGAAAAATAAGCTATTTTTCAGGAGACGGTGCTAATACTATTACAACTTATTGGGTTGATGCCCCTTGCGGAGATTGCACAAAAATTGCCTCTAACATAAAACCTCCTTTTTGGGTAGATTAAACAAAGTCATCTAGTTTTTAAAAGATTCAATCAACTTAAAAAGAACATCAAAAAAATGAAATTTTACATCATAAAAAATATAATCTTCCTTGCCCTTCTTACAATCCTTTTTAATGGTTGTACAGAGGCATATCCGTTAGTAACAAACAGATTTGAAGAAGTAATTATTGTAGAAGCCAATATAACCAATGAACTTAAAAAGCAAGAAATAAAACTTACCAAATCTGCAAAATTTGAAGATGAAAACTACCTGTCTGAAAGCGGAGCAAAAGTTTTCATTACTGATGATGCCGGCAATCAATATAATTTTAGTGAAGATTTAGATAAATATGTTTCTGATACGGAATTTCAGGCAGTTCCAAATACTAAATACCAGCTGCATATTACCACTAAAGACGGTAGATCTTTTGAGTCATCGCCAGAAACTCTAACCACCATAAATCCTATACAAAGTGTAGTGGCTACGGTTGAAGAAAAAGATGGTGTAAATGGTGTTGCTATTCACGTAAACAGCTTTGATCCTACCGACTCATCAACTTATTACAGATACGAATACGAGGAAACCTACAAAGTTATTGCGCCAAAATGGAGACCTACAAAAATTGATTGGATCGTAAGCACGCAAACTCCTGTTTTCCTTCCAAATTCACCCAGCACTAAAACTTGTTATGGTTCTGGAAAAAATATAGAATTAATGCTACAAAGTACAAACAATCTAAAAGAAGATCGTGTAGACTATTTAATTCGATTTATTAACGACCAAGATTACATTATTACACACCGATATAGCATTTTGGTTAGACAATATATAGAAAGTCAAACAGCATACAATTATTACAATACATTGAAAAAAAGCGCTGCATCTGGAGGTACTATTGTTTCTCCTACTCAGCCAGGCTTTTTATTGGGAAATTTACGAGGTATTAATAATGACAGTAAAATATCTGGATATTTTGATGTTTGCTCTGTATCGACAGAACGAATTTATTTTAACTATGAAGACTTATTTCCAGGTAAATTTCCTCCACCTTATGTAGAAGAATGTAAAGAGTTTTGCTACTCAACAGATGAGTCTTTAGTTCCTGACCCTTGCACGAACTG
It encodes:
- a CDS encoding DUF4249 domain-containing protein, translating into MKNHNLYKIIILLVTAIVINGCTEAYPLVTNRFEDVLIVEANLTNELKNQEVKLTKSARFEDENYLPESGAEVFITDDAGNKYNFSENSDKYVSDIEFQAVPNTKYQLHINTKDGRSFASSPEILTTITPIQSVVAAIEQKDDINGVGIRVNSFDPTATSTYYRFEYEETYKVVAPKWSPTKLVWNGGPTFEPNSVDTKVCYGSNKSIGFMLLNTNKLKEDRVDYRIRFISDQDYIITTRYSILVKQYVESLATYNYYNTLNKTAVSGGTITSPTQPGLLLGNLRSINGDSKISGYFDVCSVSTERIYFNYADLFPGKFPPPYAVDCTQFCYEKEAYNPVPCTHCCHYLDDLPRGIITYYSGDGIKSLETYWVDAPCGDCTKIASNIKPPFLGRLIKNYLFF
- a CDS encoding DUF4249 domain-containing protein, with translation MKFQIIKNIIPLALLSTLFYGCSEAYPLVTNRFEEVIIVEASLTNELKKQEIKLTKSAKFEDEGYLSESGAEVFITDDAGNQYNFSDDSEKYVSDIEFQAVPNTKYQLHINTKDGRSFESSPEMLTTINPMQSVVAAIEQKDDINGVGIRVNSFDPTATSTYYRYEYEETYKVIAPNWLPIKLVWNNGPIFESNSPDTKTCYGSKKSVGFMLVNTNTLKEDRVNYLIRFINDQDYIITHRYSILVRQYVESLVAYNYYNTLNKTAVSGGTITSPTQPGLLLGNLRAINGDSKISGYFDVCSVSTERIYFNYKDLFPDKFPPPYVIDCTQYCIAESPFNPPPCTHSAPHYLDDLILGKISYFSGDGANTITTYWVDAPCGDCTKIASNIKPPFWVD
- a CDS encoding DUF4249 domain-containing protein, translating into MKFYIIKNIIFLALLTILFNGCTEAYPLVTNRFEEVIIVEANITNELKKQEIKLTKSAKFEDENYLSESGAKVFITDDAGNQYNFSEDLDKYVSDTEFQAVPNTKYQLHITTKDGRSFESSPETLTTINPIQSVVATVEEKDGVNGVAIHVNSFDPTDSSTYYRYEYEETYKVIAPKWRPTKIDWIVSTQTPVFLPNSPSTKTCYGSGKNIELMLQSTNNLKEDRVDYLIRFINDQDYIITHRYSILVRQYIESQTAYNYYNTLKKSAASGGTIVSPTQPGFLLGNLRGINNDSKISGYFDVCSVSTERIYFNYEDLFPGKFPPPYVEECKEFCYSTDESLVPDPCTNWGHYATDLSLGKITYYSGTGTGLTFWVDSPCGDCTTIASSIKPPFWVDN